Proteins encoded by one window of Anaerolineales bacterium:
- a CDS encoding DNA-directed RNA polymerase subunit beta' encodes MEAKDFSALRISLASPETIQSWSYGEVLKPETINYRRLRPEKDGLFCEAIFGPTKDWQCYCGKYKNVRYKGVICDKCGVEVTRAAVRRERMGHIKLAAPVAHVWYTRRVPSYMGLLLDVSRRNLDRVLYFAQYVITYIDEEARGRALKRIDEELSRQETEANANIGGQIEAIKTNRDERLGEIQGQIDAINERFNDEQNSLIEDVMKEAQLLQRRVENMRGQTLSDPILFESASELVVDSGEVITNEVLSRIQRVVSARLSEIQVEIEERRQQEMAQLDVVADERSAEAASQIEALQGQTNTKMTRARGLAIEARQELANFQVLTFLTDGRYRELKAKYGNVFKADMGAEAFHEILKNMNLEKLAVELWDDVRSSKSKQRKKKATKRLRVVESLRKSRNRPEWMIMTILPVIPPDLRPMVQLDGGRFATSDLNDLYRRVINRNNRLKRLMELGAPDVIVRNEKRMLQEAVDSLVDNSQRGKALSRRGRRELKSLSDMLKGKKGRFRRNLLGKRVDYSGRSVIVIGPKLKLHQCGLPKTMALELYRPFVISKLVKYGYISNVKGARRLIEKERPEVWEVLEEVIKERPVLLNRAPTLHRLGIQAFEPQLVEGKAIQIHPLVCSAFNADFDGDQMAVHVPLSTKAVEEARRLMLSTKNLLKPADGQPVVGPSKDMVLGAYYLTMDPTADLIALKGKTKPFRHLADVRGKGYKVGAAYNTSGHRWVERYELDLGNEIIIFRPSAPPPPEPGKKAGKPISGEVNLLNALLEGKIDVAVFNAYDFQKMQAKDPTYAKLDIANLHERQMVADMDEAEYLYGLGVVGLHTPILLGNYYDKGLAQPKPEITTIGRAIFNRILPDELRFVQDTMGKKQLQTLVARCYQKFGSDVTTDVVDAIKDIGFHYATISGTTIAVSDITIPVERDEIISSANADIEYADRDYKRGLMTDEERYQKAVNTWNVARDKLGDIIKDTIDPFGPVAIMAISGSTKGGFGPITQLAGMRGLMADPSGRIIELPIRSHFRMGLTALEYFISTHGARKGLADTALRTADAGYLTRRLVDVAQDVIVNRLDCGTDQCLTIHKSENVAGQSLQERIMGRCAAKSHYHPETGELIIERNGMIDEDKADELAASGLEEIDVRSPLTCALIHGICAHCYGRDMGRGELVEIGSAVGIVAAQSIGEPGTQLTLRTFHTGGTAQASGDITSGLPRVEELFEARKKPKGEAVMTDIDGVLRIVKEDGVRKAIVINSEMFNEEHHIPIDWELVVEDEQEIKEGQVLAHQIDNEGNVVGSLVAKMTGITHIEGHTLYIRYERREEVSYEIPSSARLTAKAFDGAQLKAGDPITEGSKNPHRILRIQGSAACELYLLSEVQDVYRNQGVNIADKHFEIMIRKMLSRVQLTKSGGSDLLPGELIDRLILLETNDKLINEGKEPAAGVPVLLGITKCALSTDSFLSASSFQHTIKVLAGAAIEGKEDRLYGLKENVIIGKLIPAGTGFHTYQDRERIAPNATLESQGALDKDAEIDLDLISDSPGLDDGEMGS; translated from the coding sequence TTGGAGGCGAAAGATTTTAGCGCACTGCGCATCAGTTTGGCTTCACCAGAAACCATTCAATCATGGTCTTATGGTGAAGTGCTGAAGCCAGAGACGATCAACTACCGACGGCTGCGCCCCGAAAAAGACGGTCTCTTTTGCGAGGCGATTTTTGGTCCGACGAAAGACTGGCAGTGTTACTGCGGCAAGTATAAGAATGTCCGCTATAAAGGCGTGATCTGTGATAAGTGCGGTGTCGAAGTGACCCGTGCTGCCGTCCGCCGTGAGCGCATGGGGCATATCAAACTTGCCGCCCCCGTTGCCCATGTCTGGTACACGCGCCGCGTCCCTAGCTATATGGGGCTGCTGCTGGATGTCAGCCGCCGCAACTTGGATCGCGTCTTGTATTTTGCCCAATATGTGATCACCTACATTGATGAGGAAGCCCGCGGCCGCGCCCTCAAGCGCATTGACGAGGAACTTTCCCGCCAAGAGACAGAGGCAAACGCCAACATCGGCGGGCAAATCGAGGCGATCAAAACCAACCGCGACGAGCGACTTGGCGAGATTCAAGGGCAGATTGACGCCATTAACGAACGTTTCAACGATGAGCAGAACAGCCTCATCGAAGATGTGATGAAAGAAGCCCAACTTCTCCAGCGCCGTGTGGAGAACATGCGCGGGCAGACGCTTTCTGACCCGATTCTCTTTGAGAGTGCCAGCGAGCTTGTCGTTGATTCTGGCGAGGTGATTACCAACGAAGTCCTCAGCCGTATTCAGCGCGTCGTCTCTGCCCGCCTCAGCGAAATCCAAGTCGAGATTGAGGAACGCCGCCAACAAGAGATGGCGCAGCTTGATGTTGTTGCCGATGAACGCTCTGCCGAAGCCGCCAGCCAGATTGAGGCGCTGCAAGGGCAGACGAACACAAAAATGACGCGGGCGCGTGGGTTGGCAATTGAGGCACGGCAAGAACTCGCCAATTTCCAAGTTCTCACCTTCCTCACCGATGGGCGTTACCGCGAACTGAAGGCGAAATATGGGAATGTGTTCAAGGCGGATATGGGCGCTGAGGCGTTCCATGAAATCTTGAAGAACATGAACCTTGAGAAACTCGCTGTTGAATTGTGGGACGATGTACGTTCCTCAAAATCGAAGCAGCGCAAAAAGAAGGCGACAAAGCGCCTGCGCGTGGTGGAAAGTTTGCGTAAGAGCCGGAATCGCCCCGAATGGATGATCATGACCATCCTGCCGGTCATCCCGCCCGATCTGCGCCCAATGGTGCAGTTGGATGGGGGGCGCTTTGCCACCAGCGATCTGAACGATCTCTACCGCCGTGTGATCAACCGCAACAACCGTCTGAAACGGCTCATGGAACTCGGCGCCCCGGATGTCATTGTTCGCAACGAAAAACGCATGTTGCAAGAAGCCGTCGATAGCTTGGTCGATAACAGCCAGCGCGGGAAGGCGCTCAGCCGTCGCGGACGCCGCGAACTGAAATCGCTCTCAGATATGCTGAAAGGCAAGAAGGGGCGTTTCCGCCGCAACCTGCTCGGAAAGCGTGTCGATTACTCTGGGCGTTCGGTGATCGTCATTGGTCCCAAGCTGAAGCTCCACCAATGTGGCTTGCCCAAGACGATGGCACTTGAACTGTATCGCCCCTTTGTGATCAGCAAACTCGTCAAGTATGGCTATATCAGCAATGTGAAGGGTGCCCGCCGCCTGATCGAAAAGGAACGCCCCGAAGTATGGGAAGTTCTTGAGGAAGTGATCAAAGAGCGTCCAGTGCTGCTCAACCGCGCCCCCACGCTCCATCGCCTCGGCATTCAGGCGTTTGAGCCGCAGCTTGTTGAGGGCAAGGCGATCCAAATTCACCCCCTCGTCTGCTCGGCGTTCAATGCTGACTTCGATGGTGACCAAATGGCTGTCCATGTGCCGCTTTCGACAAAGGCGGTTGAAGAAGCCCGTCGTCTCATGCTCAGCACGAAAAACCTGTTGAAGCCCGCCGACGGTCAGCCCGTCGTTGGTCCTTCAAAGGATATGGTACTGGGCGCGTATTACCTGACGATGGACCCCACTGCCGACTTGATCGCCTTGAAAGGGAAAACGAAACCCTTCCGCCACCTTGCCGATGTTCGTGGGAAGGGCTATAAAGTTGGCGCTGCCTACAACACCTCTGGGCATCGGTGGGTGGAACGCTATGAGCTTGATCTGGGCAACGAGATCATCATCTTCAGACCCAGTGCGCCGCCCCCCCCTGAACCGGGCAAAAAAGCCGGCAAGCCGATCTCTGGCGAGGTCAACCTGCTGAATGCCTTGTTGGAAGGCAAGATCGATGTTGCCGTCTTTAATGCCTACGACTTCCAAAAGATGCAGGCGAAAGACCCCACCTATGCCAAGTTAGACATCGCCAATCTCCATGAGCGGCAGATGGTTGCCGATATGGATGAGGCGGAATACCTCTATGGCTTGGGGGTGGTTGGTCTGCACACGCCAATCCTACTTGGCAACTACTATGACAAGGGGTTAGCCCAGCCAAAGCCAGAAATCACAACTATTGGGCGGGCAATTTTTAACCGAATTTTGCCTGACGAACTGCGCTTTGTCCAAGATACGATGGGCAAAAAGCAGCTGCAAACACTCGTAGCGAGGTGCTACCAGAAATTCGGTTCCGACGTGACCACCGATGTAGTAGACGCCATCAAAGACATTGGCTTCCACTATGCCACCATCTCTGGGACGACCATTGCCGTCTCAGACATTACCATTCCGGTAGAGCGCGACGAGATCATCAGCAGCGCCAACGCCGACATTGAATATGCAGATCGGGACTACAAGCGCGGTCTGATGACCGACGAAGAACGCTACCAAAAGGCTGTCAATACATGGAACGTCGCCCGTGACAAACTGGGTGACATCATCAAAGACACGATTGATCCCTTTGGTCCGGTGGCGATCATGGCAATTTCGGGGTCAACAAAAGGTGGCTTTGGTCCGATTACGCAGTTGGCGGGGATGCGCGGTCTCATGGCAGACCCCTCCGGGCGTATCATCGAACTCCCCATCCGCAGCCACTTCCGTATGGGGCTGACGGCGTTGGAATACTTCATCTCCACACACGGGGCGCGGAAGGGCTTGGCAGATACAGCCCTGCGTACTGCTGACGCTGGCTACCTGACTCGCCGCTTGGTCGATGTGGCGCAAGATGTGATCGTCAACCGCCTCGACTGCGGAACGGATCAATGTCTAACCATCCATAAATCCGAAAATGTCGCCGGGCAATCCCTCCAAGAGCGGATCATGGGACGCTGTGCGGCAAAGAGCCACTACCATCCAGAGACCGGCGAGTTGATCATCGAACGCAACGGGATGATCGATGAAGACAAAGCCGATGAGCTTGCCGCCTCCGGTCTCGAAGAAATTGATGTCCGCAGCCCGCTGACCTGCGCCCTGATTCATGGGATTTGTGCGCACTGCTATGGGCGGGATATGGGACGCGGCGAACTGGTCGAAATTGGCTCAGCCGTCGGCATCGTCGCGGCCCAATCCATTGGCGAGCCGGGAACGCAATTGACGCTCCGCACCTTCCACACAGGCGGGACGGCGCAAGCCTCCGGTGACATCACCAGCGGTCTCCCCCGCGTTGAGGAACTCTTTGAGGCGCGGAAGAAGCCGAAGGGCGAAGCCGTCATGACCGATATTGACGGCGTGCTGCGCATCGTCAAGGAAGATGGCGTCCGTAAGGCAATCGTCATCAACAGCGAGATGTTCAACGAGGAACACCATATTCCTATCGATTGGGAACTGGTGGTAGAAGATGAGCAAGAGATCAAGGAGGGGCAAGTCCTCGCCCACCAGATCGATAACGAGGGGAATGTTGTTGGCTCCCTTGTCGCCAAGATGACCGGCATAACCCACATCGAAGGGCATACGCTGTACATCCGCTATGAACGGCGTGAGGAAGTTTCTTACGAAATCCCCTCTAGCGCCCGTCTGACGGCAAAAGCCTTTGATGGCGCACAGCTTAAAGCGGGTGATCCGATCACTGAGGGGTCGAAAAACCCCCACCGCATCTTGCGTATTCAAGGGTCGGCTGCCTGTGAGTTGTACCTGCTCTCCGAGGTGCAAGATGTCTACCGCAATCAGGGTGTGAACATTGCCGATAAGCACTTTGAGATCATGATCCGTAAAATGCTCTCGCGGGTGCAGCTAACCAAGAGCGGCGGCAGCGATCTGCTCCCC
- a CDS encoding iron-containing alcohol dehydrogenase — protein MPRIIYQSLSSVNEMRLTALITKPEWTHYRAALNLPLVVQAEPTTGGSAYLDYLAANLPSAVAVIYALGEGTMLDIGREVAHRSGKPLVLVPTMINDDRVLRAGEGDTVILDLEVISAAPSDQRGAGIVDVLSIVTALMDWGYAAQKNQLPPTQPFSAWGAGIAAGIVQQALKLAPGIGKGEVDSLKGLITLLALTATLDNHLGHRRASQGAEHLLADLLSKQPSSEGLPYAERLAAGILITSALHNRDVAPLKGALEAAGVRSSAVKKAEALAALWDAPSAVRTLNAPPTILNDLEANPEKLAETLAKSTLSI, from the coding sequence ATGCCCCGGATCATTTATCAATCCCTCAGCAGTGTTAACGAGATGCGCCTTACAGCGTTGATCACCAAACCTGAATGGACACACTACCGGGCAGCGTTAAACCTCCCACTTGTCGTTCAAGCTGAACCCACGACGGGTGGTAGCGCCTACCTTGATTATCTAGCTGCGAATTTGCCCTCGGCGGTGGCGGTCATTTACGCGCTTGGTGAGGGGACTATGCTCGATATTGGGCGCGAGGTTGCCCACCGGAGCGGAAAGCCGCTCGTTCTCGTCCCAACGATGATTAACGATGATCGTGTGCTAAGAGCCGGCGAGGGCGACACGGTGATTCTTGATCTGGAGGTGATCAGCGCAGCGCCTAGCGATCAACGCGGAGCGGGTATTGTCGATGTTTTGTCTATCGTCACTGCTCTGATGGATTGGGGCTATGCGGCACAGAAAAATCAGCTTCCGCCAACGCAGCCATTTTCGGCATGGGGGGCGGGTATTGCCGCCGGGATTGTCCAGCAGGCGCTTAAGTTAGCGCCTGGGATTGGCAAAGGTGAGGTAGACAGTCTCAAGGGATTAATCACGCTCCTTGCCCTAACAGCGACACTGGATAACCACTTGGGACATCGGCGGGCATCGCAAGGGGCTGAACACCTTTTGGCAGATCTGCTCAGCAAGCAGCCGTCATCAGAAGGGCTACCCTATGCTGAACGGTTGGCGGCGGGTATCTTAATCACTTCGGCGCTGCATAACCGTGATGTTGCCCCCCTAAAAGGGGCGTTGGAAGCAGCCGGTGTTCGTTCTAGCGCTGTGAAAAAAGCCGAGGCATTAGCCGCCCTTTGGGATGCCCCCAGTGCCGTTAGAACGCTGAACGCCCCCCCCACAATTTTGAACGATCTCGAGGCAAACCCGGAAAAATTGGCTGAAACGCTGGCAAAAAGCACATTAAGCATCTGA